The Apium graveolens cultivar Ventura chromosome 6, ASM990537v1, whole genome shotgun sequence genome contains a region encoding:
- the LOC141664655 gene encoding F-box/FBD/LRR-repeat protein At1g13570-like yields the protein MANDARNGRGLQAVDRISNLPENIIHLFLQRLSTHDAVRTTVLSKTWRNIWGMHPKLYLDQNFISQLVSQKFFHLDEQTKINKVSRTISNILLAHNGPILNLVLFIPRDLPFHQSTDMVLWIKNISNNGVRELKLRNESLHACTVPSHLFSCSQLTRLTVVSCILNPPLGFGGFCNLVMVELEHMLINADMLFGTRLEELNMYFCIGIEHLGSQFRCENNLFKLSIGNCEEIDWKWCEYTQKLLTLSLWMHFEMPSSGKEMISLDKLVCNMPRICSLYLDGFYLKILEPGAAILKRLTRAMENLRILKLHNIKLHDLVQIQPVLCLIRSSPNLQVLNIDLDSSGNVVLI from the exons ATGGCCAATGATGCTAGAAACGGGCGAGGACTCCAAGCAGTAGATAGAATCAGCAACTTGCCCGAAAACATAATACACCTCTTCCTACAACGCTTGTCGACTCATGATGCAGTAAGGACAACTGTTCTCTCGAAAACGTGGAGGAATATATGGGGAATGCACCCAAAACTATATTTGGATCAAAATTTTATCTCGCAATTGGTTTCGCAGAAGTTTTTTCACTTAGATGAACAAACTAAAATTAACAAAGTTTCGAGAACAATTAGTAATATATTATTAGCTCACAATGGCCCCATTTTGAATTTAGTTCTTTTCATTCCTAGAGATCTGCCTTTTCATCAAAGTACAGATATGGTTTTATGGATTAAAAACATATCAAACAATGGTGTTAGGGAACTGAAGCTTCGTAATGAATCACTACATGCCTGCACTGTTCCCTCTCATTTGTTTTCCTGTTCACAGTTAACTCGTTTGACCGTTGTGAGCTGCATACTAAATCCACCCCTTGGATTTGGAGGATTTTGTAACCTGGTTATGGTAGAACTTGAGCATATGTTAATTAATGCTGATATGTTGTTCGGCACTAGACTCGAGGAATTGAATATGTATTTTTGCATTGGGATTGAACATTTGGGAAGCCAATTTAGATGTGAAAACAATCTCTTCAAGTTGAGTATCGGGAACTGTGAAGAAATTGATTGGAAATGGTGTGAATACACCCAAAAGTTGCTAACTCTTAGCCTCTGGATGCATTTTGAAATGCCAAGTTCTGGTAAAGAAATGATTAGTTTAGACAAGCTAGTCTGCAATATGCCTAGAATCTGTTCTCTTTACCTTGATGGCTTCTACCTCAAG ATTTTGGAACCAGGTGCAGCTATTTTGAAGAGGCTTACAAGAGCTATGGAGAACTTGAGAATTCTGAAGCTTCACAATATTAAATTACATGATTTGGTTCAGATTCAACCAGTTCTTTGTTTGATCAGAAGTTCACCTAATCTGCAAGTTCTTAACATTGATCTG GATTCTTCTGGGAATGTCGTACTCATATAA
- the LOC141664656 gene encoding F-box/FBD/LRR-repeat protein At1g13570-like, producing the protein MASDAKTEGLACEETVDRISNLPALLLDLILEHLPLHDAARTSILSKSWENMTLWIKCISNNGIRKLKIKNKAPSACKIPSYLFSCLGLTHMKLTNCILKPPLSFRGFCNLVRVELVDVIITTDLSFGTQLGDLNARLIASERRIIELQRKSWI; encoded by the exons ATGGCAAGTGATGCTAAAACAGAGGGACTTGCATGTGAAGAAACAGTTGATAGAATCAGCAACTTGCCTGCATTGTTACTAGACCTCATCCTCGAACACTTGCCGCTTCACGATGCAGCAAGAACGAGTATCCTCTCTAAAAGTTGGGAAA ATATGACTCTTTGGATTAAGTGCATATCAAACAATGGAATTAGGAAACTGAAGATTAAAAATAAAGCACCAAGTGCCTGCAAAATTCCCTCCTACTTATTTTCCTGTTTGGGATTAACTCATATGAAGCTCACTAACTGTATACTCAAGCCACCCCTTAGCTTTCGTGGTTTCTGTAATCTAGTTAGAGTTGAACTTGTGGATGTCATAATTACTACTGACTTGTCATTTGGGACTCAACTCG GGGACTTGAATGCTCGCTTGATAGCATCAGAAAGGAGGATTATCGAGTTGCAAAGAAAATCATGGATATAG